In Bdellovibrionales bacterium CG10_big_fil_rev_8_21_14_0_10_45_34, one genomic interval encodes:
- a CDS encoding ATP-dependent DNA helicase produces the protein MQEFEKGQKLLLEKFGFSSFRDGQEEVLRALLDGETREILAIWPTGAGKSLCYQLPAGLLSGTVVVSPLISLMDDQVQSCRRFGIRAAAIHSHKSRSDKDKYFQDFQERKLDILFVTPERFWRPEFLERLKEQKIELFVVDEAHCISSWGMDFRPDYSKLGEVIEATSPKRVLALTATATARVREDIIEQLRLRDVKTFNQTVVRRNLSLNVCSVYGQDEKIRHIVLLRHSIAGSAIIYFSLISTLEKFGKALHDLGLSFETYHGDLSSNERRRAQKRFLNGESQLILATPAFGLGIHKDDIRLIVHAEIPGSIEAYYQEVGRAGRDGKSSQAYLLYDEEDASIQMDFIKWATPEASFVRSVYRELKSYPQDFYQRGPRAIKKKLIFRNLRDFRVETTLNLLERWGVLKWQNDRRKEYDLEELGSFWLDSIDANNRSRVLQKGLLEMITFTSTNGCRMRSIQTYFGEENQIVRCGTCDVCKGAAD, from the coding sequence ATGCAAGAGTTTGAAAAGGGCCAAAAGTTGCTTTTAGAAAAATTTGGTTTCTCGAGCTTCAGAGACGGACAAGAAGAGGTCTTAAGGGCGCTTCTGGATGGCGAAACCAGAGAAATTTTGGCTATTTGGCCTACCGGAGCCGGCAAGAGTCTTTGTTATCAGCTCCCGGCGGGTCTCTTGTCAGGCACGGTGGTCGTTTCACCACTGATTTCGTTGATGGATGACCAAGTTCAATCTTGCCGTAGGTTCGGAATTCGAGCGGCAGCTATTCATTCTCATAAAAGTCGCAGCGATAAGGATAAATATTTTCAAGATTTTCAAGAGAGAAAACTGGATATCTTGTTCGTGACGCCGGAGAGATTCTGGAGACCCGAGTTTTTAGAACGTCTCAAAGAGCAAAAAATTGAGCTCTTCGTTGTTGATGAGGCGCACTGTATTTCGAGTTGGGGAATGGATTTTCGGCCAGACTACTCAAAGCTCGGAGAAGTCATTGAAGCCACCTCACCCAAAAGAGTGTTGGCCCTTACAGCAACGGCAACAGCAAGAGTACGAGAAGACATTATAGAGCAGCTTCGACTAAGAGACGTAAAAACTTTTAATCAGACAGTGGTGCGCAGAAATCTGTCTTTGAATGTATGCTCTGTCTACGGGCAAGATGAAAAAATAAGACACATTGTGCTGCTCAGGCATTCTATTGCTGGGTCGGCGATTATTTATTTTAGCCTCATTTCAACACTCGAAAAGTTTGGCAAGGCCCTGCATGATTTAGGGCTTTCATTCGAGACTTACCATGGCGATTTATCCTCAAATGAGAGAAGACGCGCTCAGAAGCGTTTTTTAAACGGAGAGAGTCAATTGATCTTGGCGACTCCTGCTTTTGGACTCGGTATTCACAAAGACGACATACGTTTGATTGTGCACGCAGAAATTCCTGGCAGTATTGAAGCTTACTATCAAGAAGTGGGAAGAGCGGGCAGAGATGGCAAATCTTCGCAGGCGTATCTTCTCTATGACGAAGAAGATGCATCGATACAGATGGATTTTATAAAATGGGCAACGCCTGAAGCTTCGTTTGTGAGGAGCGTTTACAGGGAGCTTAAGAGCTACCCGCAAGACTTCTACCAGAGGGGGCCGCGAGCGATTAAAAAAAAATTGATCTTCAGGAACTTAAGAGATTTTCGCGTAGAGACCACGTTAAACCTGCTTGAAAGGTGGGGAGTCCTTAAATGGCAAAACGATCGGAGAAAAGAATACGATTTAGAAGAGCTCGGATCGTTTTGGCTGGATTCAATAGATGCTAATAATCGGAGCCGAGTTCTTCAAAAAGGGCTTCTTGAGATGATCACCTTTACGAGTACAAACGGCTGTCGAATGAGATCTATTCAGACCTATTTTGGCGAAGAAAACCAAATCGTGCGCTGTGGGACTTGCGATGTTTGCAAGGGGGCTGCTGATTGA
- a CDS encoding alpha-ketoacid dehydrogenase subunit beta produces MANMAQAIRMALHFAEENLDLKEIFGQDVGAPLGGVFTATQGLRNTWNTPLDERGIIGTAIGLGLANQRCVAEIQFGDYIFNTIDLLKMAGNTHWVSNGQYNIPIVVMTPVGAGIRGSVYHSHSFDAWASRMPGWKIVIPSNPLDAYGLLLSAIADPNPVLYLKPKALMRIRGKELIPGEPENESELKKRIDAPIGDRSTWKPSWPKLEDFRVEIGKAKIVKSGSDLTLVTYGRHVGICTEVAAQLESEGFSIEVIDLRSIYPYDWQTIKSSVSKTHRVIFVNEDTEVTNFAEHLAYRCTQELFYELHARPQVIAGKNVPGIGLHDALETATVPQKNDIYQQVVETLHEVP; encoded by the coding sequence ATGGCGAATATGGCTCAAGCAATTAGAATGGCCCTTCATTTCGCAGAAGAAAATTTGGATCTCAAGGAGATCTTTGGGCAAGATGTAGGAGCACCACTCGGCGGAGTTTTTACGGCAACTCAGGGTCTCAGAAACACATGGAATACACCTCTTGATGAAAGAGGGATTATCGGAACCGCAATTGGACTTGGCTTAGCAAACCAGCGCTGCGTGGCGGAGATTCAGTTTGGCGATTACATCTTTAACACCATTGATTTGCTGAAGATGGCGGGCAATACCCACTGGGTTTCTAACGGACAATACAATATTCCGATTGTTGTGATGACACCGGTCGGAGCGGGCATTCGCGGATCCGTTTATCATTCCCACAGTTTTGATGCTTGGGCGAGCCGTATGCCGGGATGGAAGATTGTCATTCCGTCAAACCCTTTAGACGCCTATGGCTTACTGCTTTCAGCGATTGCCGATCCCAATCCCGTTTTGTATCTAAAGCCTAAAGCGCTCATGCGAATTCGGGGCAAAGAGTTGATCCCTGGGGAGCCAGAGAATGAAAGTGAGCTAAAAAAACGTATCGATGCACCAATTGGTGATCGCTCTACCTGGAAACCGAGCTGGCCAAAGCTTGAAGACTTCAGAGTTGAAATCGGAAAAGCAAAAATTGTAAAGAGCGGTAGCGATCTAACCCTTGTTACCTATGGTCGGCATGTTGGCATTTGTACCGAGGTCGCAGCTCAGCTTGAGAGCGAAGGGTTTTCGATCGAGGTCATCGATCTGAGAAGTATTTATCCTTACGATTGGCAGACGATTAAAAGTTCCGTCAGCAAGACACATAGAGTGATCTTTGTTAACGAAGACACAGAGGTCACAAACTTTGCAGAACATCTCGCCTATCGCTGCACACAAGAGTTGTTCTATGAGCTTCACGCTCGCCCGCAAGTTATTGCAGGCAAGAATGTCCCTGGCATCGGCCTTCATGACGCTCTTGAGACGGCCACTGTGCCACAAAAAAATGATATTTACCAACAAGTCGTGGAGACACTTCATGAAGTTCCATAA
- a CDS encoding leucyl/phenylalanyl-tRNA--protein transferase: protein MTKLVLIERLLSRPSVFPKAELASEDGLLCFSDQLSVELLVDAYSHGIFPWPQEGYPIMWFSPDPRGILVNDKLHKSKSQLKSEKKLLSHCRFERNSRFEEVIRGCATVVRKGQAGTWITPKMVEVYINLNSVGAAESFELIDEGDQLVAGLYGVRLKNYFSAESMFGTKPDSSKIVLSYASTLLASEGVTWIDTQMLTQVTSQLGAELISRNQFLILLREALH from the coding sequence TTGACGAAGTTGGTGCTTATCGAGAGGTTGCTTTCTCGCCCTAGTGTCTTTCCGAAGGCAGAGCTGGCAAGTGAAGACGGGCTTTTGTGCTTTAGCGACCAGCTTTCGGTCGAACTTTTAGTAGATGCCTATTCGCATGGTATCTTCCCGTGGCCGCAGGAGGGATACCCGATCATGTGGTTTTCGCCAGATCCGAGGGGAATCCTCGTCAATGACAAACTTCATAAAAGCAAAAGTCAGTTGAAGTCTGAAAAAAAACTTTTGAGTCACTGTCGTTTCGAACGAAATAGCCGATTCGAGGAGGTGATTAGGGGTTGTGCGACCGTCGTCCGTAAAGGTCAGGCTGGTACGTGGATTACTCCGAAGATGGTTGAAGTATACATCAACCTCAACAGCGTAGGTGCTGCTGAAAGTTTTGAGCTGATCGATGAGGGTGATCAGCTCGTCGCGGGCCTCTATGGTGTGCGACTGAAAAACTATTTTTCGGCAGAAAGTATGTTCGGTACAAAACCGGATTCTTCAAAGATAGTACTATCTTATGCTTCAACGCTATTGGCGAGCGAGGGGGTGACTTGGATCGACACACAGATGTTGACGCAGGTCACCTCTCAGCTGGGTGCCGAGCTCATTTCGCGCAATCAGTTTTTGATATTGCTCCGAGAAGCGCTTCACTGA
- a CDS encoding elongation factor G, whose product MATRAPIDRVRNIGISAHIDSGKTTLTERILYYTGRIHAIHEVRGKDGVGAKMDSMDLEREKGITIQSAATYCTWKDCQINLIDTPGHVDFTIEVERALRVLDGAILVLCGVAGVQSQSITVDRQMRRYSVPRLAFINKLDRSGANPARVTEQLREKLRLNAVMCQLPIGLEEKHEGVVDLVFMKAVYFRGDSGEEIVYDKIPDNMLESAKTARHELIGKVADFDELVAEKFLMEEEVSAEELIVGMRKGVISLQFCPVFMGSAFKNKGVQELLDYVDRLLPAPHEVTNRAHDLDNNEELVTLKSETELPLCMLAFKLEDGRFGQLTYMRVYQGKIKKGDTIYNSSNSKKVKVPRLVRMHSSDMEDVEEAQAGDIIAMFGVDCASGDTFTDDQIRYSMTSMHVPDPVISLAIAPKDKSGDANFSKALNKFTKEDPTFRVHRDEESNETIISGMGELHLEVYVERMKREFKCDVVTGKPQVAYRETITQKVEFLQIHKKQTGGAGQYAKIGGYMEPLPLEDGKNYEFVDKIVGGSIPREYVPACDKGFAEQLNKGNLIGFQTVGVRMVVNDGGFHPVDSSEMAFRVCAMAAIRETFQKANPVVLEPVMKLETQAPEEFQGTVMGQINQRRGVILGSQNNEGYVTVEAEVPLTEMFGYSTDLRSATQGKGEFTMEFSKYSPAPRQLQEELIKKYQEKRAAENKK is encoded by the coding sequence ATGGCAACGCGCGCACCCATTGATAGAGTACGTAACATTGGTATTTCGGCCCACATTGATTCGGGCAAGACAACGCTCACAGAGCGCATTTTGTACTACACAGGCCGCATTCATGCGATCCACGAAGTTCGAGGTAAGGATGGAGTTGGCGCCAAGATGGACAGCATGGACCTCGAACGCGAAAAAGGTATCACAATCCAATCGGCTGCAACCTATTGCACCTGGAAGGACTGTCAGATCAACCTTATCGACACCCCCGGACACGTCGATTTTACGATTGAAGTTGAAAGAGCGCTTCGAGTCCTCGATGGAGCCATTTTGGTTCTTTGCGGAGTGGCGGGCGTTCAATCCCAATCGATAACAGTTGATCGTCAAATGAGGCGCTATAGCGTTCCGAGACTGGCCTTTATCAATAAATTAGACCGATCAGGTGCCAACCCGGCGCGCGTCACCGAACAACTGCGGGAAAAACTTCGACTCAATGCAGTTATGTGCCAACTCCCTATTGGTCTTGAAGAAAAGCACGAAGGTGTCGTTGATTTGGTATTTATGAAAGCCGTGTACTTCCGCGGGGACAGCGGCGAAGAGATCGTTTACGACAAGATCCCCGATAACATGCTCGAGAGTGCAAAAACAGCTCGTCATGAGCTTATTGGCAAAGTCGCCGACTTTGACGAGTTGGTTGCAGAAAAGTTTCTTATGGAAGAAGAAGTCTCGGCAGAAGAGCTCATTGTCGGAATGCGTAAGGGCGTTATTTCTTTGCAGTTCTGTCCCGTCTTTATGGGATCTGCTTTTAAGAATAAGGGCGTTCAAGAGTTGCTCGACTATGTAGACCGGTTGCTTCCGGCTCCTCATGAAGTCACTAATAGAGCGCACGACCTCGACAACAACGAAGAACTCGTCACACTGAAATCTGAGACCGAGCTTCCACTTTGTATGCTTGCTTTCAAATTAGAAGATGGTCGTTTCGGACAGTTAACTTACATGCGTGTCTACCAAGGTAAAATCAAGAAGGGCGATACGATCTACAACTCTTCAAATAGTAAAAAGGTTAAAGTTCCAAGACTGGTTCGAATGCACTCCAGCGATATGGAAGATGTTGAAGAGGCGCAGGCCGGAGACATCATCGCCATGTTTGGTGTTGATTGTGCATCGGGTGATACGTTCACCGATGACCAGATTCGCTACAGCATGACTTCGATGCACGTGCCAGATCCCGTTATCTCTTTGGCTATTGCACCTAAAGACAAATCGGGAGATGCCAATTTTTCGAAGGCGCTTAATAAATTTACTAAAGAAGATCCGACGTTCCGAGTGCATCGAGATGAAGAGTCTAACGAGACTATCATTTCAGGTATGGGTGAACTGCATCTAGAAGTTTACGTCGAAAGGATGAAACGCGAGTTTAAATGTGACGTTGTTACCGGCAAGCCACAAGTTGCTTACCGCGAGACTATCACACAAAAAGTTGAGTTCTTACAGATTCACAAAAAGCAAACTGGTGGAGCTGGTCAATATGCGAAAATCGGTGGTTACATGGAGCCCTTGCCGCTTGAAGATGGCAAGAATTACGAATTTGTCGATAAGATTGTCGGGGGCTCTATTCCGCGAGAATACGTGCCTGCCTGCGATAAAGGATTTGCTGAGCAGCTCAACAAAGGTAATCTCATTGGCTTTCAAACAGTTGGCGTTAGAATGGTTGTCAACGATGGTGGTTTTCACCCCGTTGACTCATCCGAAATGGCGTTCCGCGTATGCGCGATGGCCGCCATTCGAGAAACCTTTCAAAAAGCCAACCCTGTGGTTCTAGAGCCAGTGATGAAACTAGAAACACAGGCTCCCGAAGAGTTTCAAGGAACGGTCATGGGGCAAATCAATCAGCGACGCGGAGTTATTTTGGGAAGCCAAAACAACGAAGGCTACGTAACGGTTGAAGCAGAGGTTCCGCTCACTGAAATGTTTGGTTACTCAACAGATCTTCGCTCGGCCACTCAGGGTAAAGGTGAGTTCACTATGGAATTCTCGAAGTATTCTCCGGCACCTCGCCAGCTTCAAGAAGAACTCATCAAGAAATACCAAGAGAAGCGCGCCGCCGAAAACAAGAAATAA
- a CDS encoding divalent-cation tolerance protein CutA: protein MLKRSFYGNIFTFCVEKIVTSNLGIVYSTFESKESATQLARTVIGEKLAACVNILPAATSLYIWNEQLKEDQEFVAIFKTSGEKLDALTKRVEQLHPYDCPCVIVLREAEVNNAYRQWVESSLK from the coding sequence ATTTTAAAGAGGAGTTTTTATGGAAACATTTTTACGTTTTGCGTTGAAAAAATTGTGACTAGTAATCTTGGCATCGTCTACTCAACATTTGAATCGAAGGAGTCGGCAACTCAGCTAGCAAGAACTGTTATTGGCGAGAAGCTTGCCGCGTGCGTAAATATTCTTCCAGCAGCAACTTCTTTGTACATTTGGAACGAACAGTTGAAGGAAGATCAAGAGTTTGTCGCAATTTTCAAAACTAGCGGTGAAAAACTTGATGCCCTCACGAAGCGCGTTGAACAACTCCATCCCTACGACTGCCCCTGCGTCATCGTATTGAGGGAGGCTGAAGTTAACAATGCATATCGACAATGGGTCGAGAGCTCATTGAAGTAG
- a CDS encoding 3-methyl-2-oxobutanoate dehydrogenase, whose product MLISRALEERLIKIYKAGHAYFWIGGPGEEAFGVSLGHLINKGQGLDHDYLHLHYRCTPTLVALGLEPVDAIRLTMNRATDRSTGGRNFSGHYCYPEWNVVPVSSPIEVQYTMALGTARAQMRAKSKGITIVTGGDAGTAEGDFASCLVWSSRPGSELPIYITVQNNYWGISTDYKSQHGEASIADRGKAFGIRTSVINGNDPFEVHAKMKEDIDYIKKTGRPVLSEIFVSRLYGHSSASGANFVDSETCCIAEYSKKLSRLGWIEKEEHLERLASLDNEYRILFEKVCDEPGPSADTIWDHTYANNENGDWRKF is encoded by the coding sequence ATGCTTATCTCCCGCGCCCTGGAGGAAAGGCTTATAAAAATTTACAAAGCTGGACACGCCTACTTTTGGATTGGTGGCCCCGGCGAAGAAGCTTTTGGCGTGAGCTTAGGCCACTTGATCAACAAGGGCCAAGGGCTTGATCACGATTACCTGCATCTCCATTATCGCTGCACGCCAACACTGGTTGCACTTGGTCTTGAACCTGTTGATGCGATTCGGCTGACCATGAATAGAGCAACAGATAGGTCGACTGGTGGCCGCAACTTTTCTGGTCACTACTGCTATCCTGAATGGAACGTGGTTCCTGTCAGTAGTCCGATTGAAGTTCAGTACACTATGGCACTCGGAACGGCCCGCGCGCAAATGAGAGCAAAATCAAAAGGAATCACTATTGTTACCGGCGGCGACGCAGGCACTGCAGAAGGAGACTTCGCGTCTTGTCTCGTTTGGTCGTCACGACCAGGCTCAGAGCTGCCAATCTACATCACGGTACAAAACAACTATTGGGGCATCTCAACCGACTACAAATCGCAGCATGGCGAAGCCAGCATCGCTGATCGTGGTAAAGCTTTCGGCATAAGAACTAGCGTCATCAACGGGAATGATCCTTTTGAAGTTCATGCAAAAATGAAAGAAGACATCGATTACATCAAGAAAACAGGTAGGCCTGTGCTTTCTGAGATTTTTGTTTCGCGCTTATACGGACACTCTTCGGCTTCTGGCGCCAACTTCGTCGATTCAGAGACCTGTTGTATTGCGGAGTATTCTAAAAAACTGTCTCGCTTAGGATGGATCGAGAAAGAGGAACATCTCGAGCGACTGGCCTCACTTGATAACGAGTACCGTATACTTTTTGAAAAAGTGTGCGATGAGCCCGGACCCAGTGCAGATACAATTTGGGATCACACCTATGCCAATAACGAAAACGGTGACTGGAGGAAGTTCTAA